The Rhodococcus antarcticus DNA segment CTGAGCGCTGGTCCCTGCCGGACCCTCAGCCACTTCCCAGGTTCCGGCCGAACCGTCGACCCCTGGTGCGCGAACGACCCTCCAGAGCCGGGATGATCTTCCGAACCGGCCGCCGAGCCCCCAGGAGGACCCCCGTGAGTGCGCAGCGAGAGACGGTCGCCGTCGTCGGTTCCGGGGTGGCCGGGCTGACCGCGGCGTACTCGCTCAGCCGCACCCACGACGTCACCCTGTTCGAGTCCGACGACCGCTTCGGCGGCCACGCCCACACCCACGACGTCCTGGACTCCTCCGGCCGCACCATCGCCGTGGACTCCGGGTTCATCGTCCACAACCGCCGCACCTACCCGACGCTGCTGAAGCTGTTCGCCGAGCTCGACGTGCCGACGCAGGAGTCGGAGATGACGATGTCGGTGCACTGCGACGGCTGCGGCCTCGAGTACGCCGGCGGCGGCGGCCTGCGCAAGATCTTCGGCTCGCCCTCCACCGCGAACCCGCGCTACCTGAGGATGCTGCTCGAGGTGAAGCGGTTCCACCGCCAGGCCCACCGGGTGCTCGCCTCCGACCAGCTCGACGGGCTGACCCTGGGCGGGTTCCTCGAGCTCGGCGGCTACTCCGACTACTTCGTCCGGCACTTCATGCTGCCGTTCGTCTCCGCGGTGTGGTCGGCCGGACCCGCGACCTCGCTGCAGTACCCGGCGAAGTACCTGTTCACGTTCCTCGCGAACCACGGTCTGCTCTCGGTCGGCGGGTCGCCGGCCTGGCGCACGGTCACCGGTGGGTCGCGGACCTACGTCGAGAAGGTGACCGCCGCGCTGCCCGCCACCCGCCTGTCCACCGCGGTGCGCAGCATCCGTCGGCACCCCGATGGCGTCGAGGTCACCGACGTCACCGGTGCCACGCACGCCGTCGACAAGGTCGTGGTGGCCACGCACGCCGACACCGCGCTGGGGCTGCTCACGGACCCGACCCCCGCGGAGCAGGA contains these protein-coding regions:
- a CDS encoding NAD(P)/FAD-dependent oxidoreductase; the encoded protein is MSAQRETVAVVGSGVAGLTAAYSLSRTHDVTLFESDDRFGGHAHTHDVLDSSGRTIAVDSGFIVHNRRTYPTLLKLFAELDVPTQESEMTMSVHCDGCGLEYAGGGGLRKIFGSPSTANPRYLRMLLEVKRFHRQAHRVLASDQLDGLTLGGFLELGGYSDYFVRHFMLPFVSAVWSAGPATSLQYPAKYLFTFLANHGLLSVGGSPAWRTVTGGSRTYVEKVTAALPATRLSTAVRSIRRHPDGVEVTDVTGATHAVDKVVVATHADTALGLLTDPTPAEQEVLGAFGYSHNETLLHRDTSLLPTHLAARAAWNYRMPSCTSGENGERTALSYDMNVLERLHADDTYVVTLNQTADVDPASVIARMDYTHPIYTLESVAAQSRLPGLNDGRTAFAGAYHGWGFHEDGCLAGARAAASLGSSWSEEQW